The stretch of DNA CGCGTGCGCGATCGCTGCTGCGTGCGGGCGACGACATGAGCGCACCGCCGTCGCTGCTCGGGCAGCTCAGCCAGATACCCACGCGGGAGATCGACATGCGTCGTGCCGCCGGCCGGTCGAATCGCCGGGGCCGCTGACTCGTGACTGACCCGACCCCCGACTCGCAGGACGAGGCCGTCTTCGGCCGCCCCGACGGCGTCACCGGCTCCTTCGCGGGCGCCCCGTCGCCGGGCCGACCCGCGCCCACTGTCGCCGCTCCCGATCCGGTGCTGGCCGAGGCGTTCGGCAAGCCCGAGGGAGTGTCCGAGACCCTGCAGCGCGATCCGCTGGCACAGAAACCGGACGAGACCGTCGTCGAACCCGCCGATCCGTGGCGCGACCCGGAGTCCGGTGTGGCCCTGGCCGGTCCCGCGCTGACCGAGCAGTCGGCGCCGACGCCGGTGGATCCGGGGCCCAAACTCGGTGTCCGCGATCTGTTGACGGGACGTCGCGTGCACTGGTGGGCGCTGATGTCGCTGGCGATCGTCGCGATCCTCGTCGGGGTGGCGGGCGGGCTGATCGGCCGGTGGACGGCCGAGGTCGCCACGCCGCTGAACTCGAACTCGGTGAAGTTGAACGTCGACGACTCCGGTGACGACGGTGACGGGACCCGGGTCACGAAGGTCGCGGACGCGATGGAGCAGGCCGTCGTCACGATCGAGGTCCGCACGGCGGGCGGCGGCGAGACCGGTTCGGGGTTCGTGATCGACAAGTCGGGCTATATCGCGACGAACAATCACGTCGTGTCGATGGCCGCGAATGATCGGTCCGCGAAGACGGAGGTCGTGTTCGCCGACCGCACCCGGGTTCCTGCCCGCCTCGTGGGACGCGACCCGAAGACCGACCTCGCGGTGATCAAGGTCGACGACGTGCAGAACCTGACGGTCTCCAAGCTCGGCGACTCGTCGAAGGTCGAGATCGGCGAGGACGTGGTGGCGTTCGGTGCCCCGCTGGGACTGTCGAAGACGGTGACGACGGGCATCGTGAGCGCCGTGGACCGTCCGGTCCCGCTCCGGCCGGACGCGACGTCGGACACCGACGCGGTGATCAACGCCATTCAGACGGACGCCGCGATCAACCCCGGCAACTCGGGCGGCCCGCTCGTCGATTCGCAGGCCCGCGTCATCGGCGTCAACACGGCGATCCAGTCGGCGACCGGCGGTTCGGTCGGACTCGGTTTCGCGATTCCGATCAACGAGGCCCGACCGGTTTTCGAGCGCTTGATCTCCGGCGGGAAGATGACTCATCCCACGATCGGTCTCACGACGGCCACGGTGCGCAACGACAGGGTGTTCGGCGCCCAGGTCCGCGATGTGGCCGACGGCAGTGCCGCCGCGCGTGCCGGGCTGCGTGAAGGCGATGTGATCACGAAGTTCAACGGTCGCGACATTGAGGGCGCGGACGAGTTGACGGTTGCCGTTCGGACGTCGAAGATCGATGAGGCAGTGAAGTTCACCTACTGGCGTGAGGGCCGGACCTTCGACGGTTCGATCACTCCGGTCAGCGATTAGACACGGATCGAGCGGGTACGACGATGTTCAGCAGTATCGGTTGGGGCGAGATCGTGGTGCTGCTCGCCGCGGGCCTCATCATTCTGGGGCCGGAACGTCTGCCCGGCGCCGTCACCTGGACGATGCAGTCGATCCGCAAGGTCCGCGACTACGCGACCGGCGCGTCCGGTCAGCTGCGCGATGAGATGGGCGTCGACTTCGAGCAGTTCCGCGAGCCTATTCAGCAGATCAACGAACTGCGCCAGATGAATCCGCGGAGCGCCGTCACCAAGCACCTTTTCGGCGGCGACTCGTCGTCGCTGGACTCGGTGGAGGAACTGGGCCGCTCCTTCCGCGACTCCTTCGACATCGACGGCACCGCTACGCCGTCGAAGCCTGCCCGGCCGGAGCCGAAAGCCCCCGAACTCCCCGCTCCCGAGCCCGCCAAGCCGAACCTCTCCAAACGCTCCCACGACTTCACCGACTGGGACGCCACCTAAACCGTATCCGCGGCATCTGGCCACATTCGCGGCATTCCCGACTGCCGCGAATGTCTCCGAGCGAAGCGAATGCGGTGGTTAGGGGTTTCTACGGCGGCATCTTGTCGATCGTCGCTCGCGTAAACGCCAGAGCGCGGTCACACACCTGGGCGATCGGTGGAGTCGCGGTGCCGGTGTAGGTGACGGACGTCCGCACCCCGGCCTGTCGAGATTGGACGTAGGTTTCGCATCGGGTGCCGTCGCGATACACCAGCACGCCGACGGATCGCGCGCGAAGTCGTTGGTCCTCAAGCCATTCAGTGAATCCGTCGTTCGGTAACCGCTTCTTCGCGGCATCCAGACTTGGAGAGTTCCCGACGACCTGGTCGACGACCCAGGAACCCACGTCCGACGAGGTCCAGACACATCCTCGGAGCGTCTGTCCGTTCGTGCCGGCCGCGTCGTGAACGGACTCTGGTGCCCAGCCGAGAACACCTAGTCTCTCTGAGTGCATCGCCGTGCAGGGTTCGTAAGAAGTACCTGCATTTGCGGGATTCCACCTGCGGTCGTGAGTTGTTGTAAACGGAAGTTGGACGCCGCTGCTATCGGTTTGGCGAACTGTGTCGGAGGACGTCTCAGATGTCCTTGGCAAGGCTTCACTTGAGCATCCGACCGCGAGTACGGAGATCGCCAATACAGACATACGGCTGAGTCTGATCATTGGGATCACTCAAGGACCGCCGCTGCGGCGGTATCGGTTGAGGTTATCGATTGCCCGGTGTTGATAGCTGACACCGCGACGACATGCGCGGCGCTCGATAGGTTCTTGAGATCTGCGGAACCCGTTCGGAGCAGTGAGGTGAGCTTTGCGAAGATGTCCTCACCTTCCTCGCAACCCACACCGAAATAGTTCGTGCCTACGACTGTATTCAGCGACCGTGCCAACTCTCCCAACTCCACTCCGACTTCCCGCGCCACTCTCGCTCGCTCCAGCCACAGCTCTTCGGTGGAGATGACGTCGTCGGACATGGCGGGCTCCCGGGTAGGCGGTTGTGGCTCCTATGGGGTTAGACGCACGGTAGCGCTGTTCGGTTCCATGACACGCCGAATCGGTCCAATTCGCTCGTAGTTCGTGAAAGCAGTCTGCTCCCGACCTCCGAGAGGGGAGGGCGGGAGCAGACAGGGGTCGGAGAGTCGCCGGTCAGTCGTGGCGGGTGGTGTCGATGCCGAGGTTCATGCCGGCGAGGCCGCGGCGTCGGACGGCGAGCTTCTCGGCGACGGCGCGCAAGGCCGATCCGGAGGCGGAGTCCGGCTGGGACAGGACCACCGGGGTCCCGACGTCACCGCCTTCGCGGAGCTGTTGTTCGAGCGGGATCTGGCCGAGGAGTTCGACGGGGGCTCCCACGGCGCGGGTCAGGCGCTCGGCGACGAGCTCGCCGCCGCCGGAGCCGAACGGCTCCATGCGGGAACCGTCGGGGAGTTCCATCCACGACATGTTCTCGACGACGCCGAGGATCTTCTGGCGGGTCTGCAAGGCGATGGCGCCCGCGCGCTCCGCGACCTCGGCGGCTGCCTGCTGCGGCGTGGTCACCACGAGGATCTCGGCACCCGGAATCAGTTGGGCGATGGAGATCGCGACATCGCCGGTGCCCGGCGGAAGATCGAGGAGGAGGACGTCCAGGTCGCCCCAGTAGACGTCGGCCAGGAACTGCTGCAGGGCGCGGTGAAGCATCGGGCCGCGCCAGGTGACCGGGGTGTTCCCGTCGGTGAACTGACCGATGGAGATGAAGCGCACGCCGTGGCTCTGCGGCGGCATGATCATCGACTCGACCTGGGTCGGCTTGGCGTCGGAGCCGAGCATGCGGGGCACGCTGTGGCCGTAGATGTCGGCGTCGAGGACACCGACGGACAGGCCCCGATCGGCGAGGGCCGTCGCCAGATTCACGGTGACGCTCGACTTGCCGACACCGCCCTTGCCGGACGCGATCGCGTACACGCGGGTCAGATTGCCGGGCTTGGAGAACGGGATCTCCGGTTCGGCACGATCGCCGCGCAGCTTCTTACGGAGTTCGGTGCGCTGCTCGTCGTTCATCACGTCGAGCTCGACACGCACCGCGCCGACGCCGGGGACGTCCGATACAGCGGTCGACACGCGGTCGGAGATCTCGGTGCGAAGCGGACATCCCGACGTCGTCAGATACACGCCGACGTCGACGCTGCCGTCGTCGCCGATGGCCACCGACTTCACCATGCCAAGATCGGTGATCGGTTTGCCGATCTCCGGGTCGGAGACCTTGCTGAGCGCCGAGCGGACAGCGGATTCGGTAGGGGTTCCGGCGGTAGTCACGACCCCAGTCTAGGCCCTGGGGCGAATCGTCCACTGCCCGCCTCACCCGCGCCGAGACGGCGTCCGGACTACTTGTTCGGTGCGGGCGCTGGAAGCACCGGAGGCGGCGGCAGGCAGATCGGTCCGAGGCACTGCGGCTTCGGGGTGGGCTTCGGCGTCGACTTCGGAGGAGTCGAGCGCGGCGTCGACGACTTCGGTGCGGTCGACTTGTCGCTGGACTTGTCGTCCTTCTTGTCGCCGGTCTTCGACGGCTTCTTCTTGTCGTCGTCCTTCTTCTTCGCGTCGTCGTCCTTCGGCGGGGTCGTCATCTCCGGGATCGGAGTGGTCGGCATGACGCCTGCCGCGTACGCTGCGGCCCAGCCGAGGACGTTGTTCGCATACGCGAGCGAATGGTTGTAACGCATTACCGCGGCGACCTTGTTCGACGCCGACATGATGTCGGTCATGCCCGCGCACAGGTAGCGCCCTGCCGAGTAGGTGGCGTCGAAGATGTTGTCCGGATCGGCCTTGCCGTCGCCGTTCGCGTCCGATCCCCACGCGGCCCACGTGCTCGGGATGAACTGCATCGGGCCCATGGCTCGGTCGTGGGTCTTGTCGCCGTCGAGCTTGCCGCCGTCGGTGTCGGTGATCGTCTCGTTGCCCGCGAGGGTTCCGTTGAGCACGGGGCCCCGGACCTTGGTGATCGAGTCGCCGAAGCTGTCGACGTTGCCGTTGCCCGCGTGCCCGGACTCGATGCGACCGATTCCGGCGAGCAGATACCAGGGAAGCTTGCACTGCGGAGACTCGGCCGCGACGCGCGTGGCAGCGAGCTTGTACGCCTTCAGCACGATTCCCGGGATGCCGAGCGGGCCGTCGGGAAGGTTCGCGGCGATGCGGAACTGGGCGGCGGCGTTCTTCGACTCGTCCTCGGGATCGGTGGGCGGTGCGAATCCGGTGAGCTGGCCCGCGGCGCCCGGAACCACCTGGGTCACATCGTCGACCGCGACCATCTCCGAATCGTCAGCGGTGAGGATCGACGGCCCGAGGTGCGCCGGGCCGTGAGCGGTGGGAATGGAACTCCCGCCGGCCGTCGCTCCACCGAGCATCACGGCACCGACGGCCACGGTGCCGACCCCCACGGCCAGGCCGCGTCGAGGCACGTGTGCCCTGCGCGGGCTGTGCCGAAAACTCATCCCCATGTTCGCGAACTCCAGTCGAGAGTCATTCGCGCGGTCCCTCCCGCGACTGTGAGCAAGCATACAGCCCGATCACTTCTGTTTCATATCGGATTCGTCCGAACCATCCGAGGGCGGCGTCTCGCGGAGCTTCGCCGCCACGCGTTCCGCGATCTCTTCGACGGCGTCCTCCAACTCGCGGCGCATGTAGTCGCGGGTCACGGTGTCGCCGACGGCGAGGCGGACCGCGGCGAGCTCCCGGGCCAGGAACTCGGTGTCGTCCTTGGTCTGCGCTGCTCGACGACGGTCCTCGTCGAGGGAGATGCGGTCTCGGTTCTCCTGCCTGTTCTGCGCGAGCAGAATCAACGGCGCGGCGTACGCGGCCTGTGTCGAGAACGCCAGATTCAACAGGATGAACGGATACGGATCCCATTCGAATGCGAAGACGCCGATGTTGAGGATGATCCAGACGACGACGATGATCGTCTGAATCGCCAGGTAGCGGCCGGTGCCGAGGAAGCGGGCGACCCGCTCGCTGTACACACCGACCACGTCGGAGTCGAGGTTGAACTGGAATCGGCGGACGCGGTCGGCGGGAGTGTCGAGATGGCGCGGGCTCATCGGGTCTGCCCTTCGTCGTCGTTCTCGCGCCAGTCACGGGGGAGCAGTGCATCGAGGAGGTCGTCGACGGCGACGGCGCCGAGAAGATGCGCGGCGTCGTCGACGACGGGTGCGCACACCAGGTTGTAGGTGGCGAAGAATCGCGTCATCGTCTCCAGTGAGTCCTCCGGATGCAGACGCGGCATCTCGGCGTCGAGGATGCCGCCGACCAGGTCGGCGGGCGGTTCCCGGAGCAGTCGCTGGATGTGCACGGCGCCCAGGAACTTGCCGGTCGGAGTGTTTGTCGGCGGACGCACGACGAACACCATGCTGGCCGCCGCCGAGTTGATGTCGGGGTCACGGATGCGTGCCAGCGCCTCGGAGACCGTCGCGTTGGCGGTCAGGATGAGCGGTTCGGGCGTCATGACACCGCCGGCGGTGTCGGGCGAGTGCAGCAGCAGGCGGCGCACCGACTCCGACTCCTCGGGGTCCATGCGCGACAGCAGCGCCTCGGCCTCGGAGGCCGGCAGTTCGGCGACGAGGTCGGCCACGTCGTCCGGGTCCATCGCCTCGAGGACGTCGCCCGCGCGTTCGGGTTTCAGGCTCGCGAGCACCTCGCTCTGATCGTCGGTCGGCATCTCTTGCAGGATGTCGGCCAGACGCTCGTTGTCGAGCGCGGCGGCGATCTCGTTGCGGCGCTTGTTCGGCAGCTCGCGCAACGCGTTGGCGACGTCGGCGGGACGCATCTTCTCGAACTGCGCGAGGGCGCGTTCGACGCCCTGACCGACGCGGGCCAGTTCGAGGCGGCTCATGCCGACCACATGCCGCCACTCGATGATCAGCGTGTCGCCGCGTCGGCGCAGCCCCTTGCGGGTCGCGCGGACCGCGACACGGCTGACCATCCAGTCGCGATTGCGGTTGCGTTCGATCGCGATGTCGACGACGGTCAGGTCGACCTCGTGCAGCTCGGGGTAGTCGGGGTCGTCTGTGCGCACCATGCTGTCGAGGACCTGGCCGACGGCGAGGGCCTCGTTCGGGCGCACGCTGAGCTTGCGGAGATTCACATGGCCGGTGGTGAGCGTGACCGCATCCGGCTCGATGCTCGTCACACGGAGCATCGGCACGAAGATGCGGCGGCGCGTCGTCAACTCGACGGCCAGCCCGAGCGCCCTCGGCTGCTGGCCGGGCAGATGCATCGAGATGACGACGTCGCGGACACGGCCGATCGATTCACCGTCCGGTCCGAGGACAGCGAGGCCGACTAGTCTGGCCACGTAGACCTTTTGGGCGGGCGTCATGCCTACAAGACTAGAAGTACACGGAAGCGATCGCCGGAGACGTCCGGGACAGGAGTGATACCGATGACAAATCCGATGCGCCAGACACCCGGTCTGCCGACTCCGCCGAAGGGCTGGCCGGTCGGCTCCTACGACACCTACGAGCAGGCCCAGCGAGCCGTCGACTACCTGTCCGACAACCAGTTCCACGTCGAGCACCTGACGATCGTCGGAGTCGACCTGATGCAGGTCGAGCGTGTGCTCGGTCGACTCACCTGGGGCAAGGTGATCGGCGGCGGACTCGTCTCCGGCGCCTGGCTGGGTCTGTTCCTGGGCATCCTGATCAGCTTCTTCTCCAGCGACAACATCTGGGTGCCCGTGGTGTACGGCATCGTCGCGGGCATGGTGTTCGGCCTGATCTCCGCGGCCATCCCGTACGCGGCGAGTCGCGGTCAGCGCGACTTCACCTCGTCGATGCAGCTGGTGGCCGGACGGTACGACGTCCTGTGCGATCCGAAGACGGCCGAGCAGGCCCGGGACATGCTCGCCAAGCTCGCTCTCTGATCGCCCTCGACGCGACACGTTCACACCTGTTGTGCGATGTGTCACTGCCCGGTGCGATACCCTAACTCGCACATCAGCTTTCATAGCTGATTCTCAGGGTAGGAGGGCATGGCGGAATGCGACCAACACGATCCGCGGCCGACGGGAACGGTGCATCGCCGCCGCGTCGACGTCGACTGCGAACAAGGATGTCGATCGCGTGCGTCGCGGCCGCGGCGGTCACGGCGCCGATGCTGACCGCATGCGGGTCCGACTACGACGCGGGCGTGATCAACATGTACGCCGCGGCCGACGGTTTCGACTTCATCACCGAGGTCGCGCAGCGATGCACCACCGACTCGAACGGTGAGTACTCCATCAAGGTCAACATGCTGCCGAAGGAAGCCGACATGCAGCGGCTCCAACTGGCGCGACGCCTGGCGGGCAACGACGCCGGACTGGACCTGATGGCCATGGACGTCGTCTGGACCGCGGAGTTCGCCGACGCGGGCTGGGCCGTACCGGTCCCGGACGACATCGCGACCAGGACCAGGGACACCAACCTCGCCGGACCGCTCGAGACCGTCGAGTGGAAGCGCTCCGACGACGCCGAGAAACGCCTCTACGCGATTCCGCTGTGGGCCAACACCCAGATGCTCTGGTACCGGCCGGAGCTGATGAACGACAAGCTCGACACCACCAAGGCGCCGACCACCTGGCAGGGCATGCTCGACGACGCCGCCGCCATCAAGGACGCGGGCGGCCCGGGAGCCATCCTTCTCCAGGCCAAGCAGTACGAGGGCCTCATGGTGTGGTTCAACTCGCTGCTGCAGTCGGCCGGTGGCCAGGTCCTGGACCCGAACGATCCGACGAAGGTCACCCTGACCGATACGCCGGAGCACCGGAAGGCCACCATCGAGGCGCTGACCGTGATGCGCCAGGTCGCGACCGCGCCCGGCGCGGACCCGTCGATCTCCAACTCCGACGAGGGCACCGCGCGTACCGATATGGAGGCGGGCAAGGGAGCCTTCGAGATCAACTGGCCGTTCGTGTTCGCGGGCATCAAGGAGAACGGCGCCGCGGGCGACGCCAAGATCACCGGCGACGCGCTGACCGGCTTCAAGGACGTCATCGACGCGACCGCCGACGATCCGACCGACCCGCGGGTCGCGACCGTCAACGACGCCACGCGCAAACTGTTCGACTTCGCCGCATACCCCGGCATCACCAGCGGCAAGACCGCCAAGTCGACGCCCGGCGGCTTCAACGTCGCCGTCGCCTCGACGTCGAAACAGCAGGACCTGGCGTTCAAGGCGGCGTCCTGCCTGACCGACGAGCAGGCGCAGAAGGTGTACGCGGTGCGCGGTGGAACCCCACCGACCATCGCATCGCTGTACGACGACGCCGACTTCCAGCTCGCCTACCCGATGTACAAGATCATCCGTCGCCAGCTCGACGAGGGCGCGGCACCGCGCCCGGCCACCCCGCGCTACCAGGACATGTCGACGGCGATCACCGCGACGTTGAGCCCGGTGGGCCAGTGGGATCCCGAGCGCAAGGCCGATGAACTGCAGAAGGTCGCGCAGGGCGCCATCGACGGGGAGGGGATCGTCCCGTGACTGACGACGACAACGATCAGCGGACCAACGCGGGCGGACTGACTCCGCACGGCGAGGGGCCGGACACCACGCCCGGTCGGCACGCGAGACCGGAGGACCGCGGCGACGAGCGGCCGGTCGAGAAGACCGGGCCCATCCCGACCGTCCACTCGGACGTCTGGGTGCCACCGAGCACGGCCTCGACCCCGCCGAGACAGCCGGAGACGCCGAGGCAGCCGGAGACGCCGAGACCGCCCGAGACGCCGAGGCAGCCCGTCGCTCCTCGCCCGGAACCGCGGCCGGCTCCCGCTCCGGCCGGCGGGTCGATGGCGATGTCGGACATCCTCGACGACCACCAGCCGACCCCGGCCGCCGCGACGGCCACCGCTACGACCGCACCGACGAAGAAGAAGAAGACGAAGGTCACCGGGCGCAAAGCGTCCGAGCGCCGTCTGGCCCTCCTCCTGGCCGGCCCCGCGGCTCTCGTGATGCTCCTCGTGACCGGGTATCCGATCGTCTACTCGTTCTGGCTGTCGCTGACCGATCAGAACCTGCGCGAACCCGACTCGGGCAGCTTCGTGGGATTCAGCAACTACGGCACGGTCCTCGGCAGCGGCTACTGGTGGACGGCCCTGTGGGTCACGGTCTACATCACCGTCATCTCGGTGATCATCGAGTTCATCCTCGGCATGGCCATCGCGATGGTGATGCACCGCGCACTGTTCGGCAGGGGACTGGTGCGCACCGTGGTGCTGATCCCGTACGGCATCGTCACCGTCGCCGCGGCCATCTCGTGGAAGTACGCGTGGACGCCCGGCACCGGCTACCTGGTGAACCTTCTACCGGACGGTTCCACTCCGCTGACGAGTCAGATGTCGGCGCTGTCGGTGGTCATCCTCGCCGAGGTCTGGAAGACGACGCCGTTCATGGCACTGCTGCTCCTGGCCGGCCTCGCGCTGGTTCCCGACGACCTGCTCAAGGCCGCGCAGATGGACGGTGCGGGCGCTTGGACGAGGCTGTTCAAGGTGATCCTGCCGCTGATGAAGCCCGCGATTCTCGTCGCGCTGCTGTTCCGCACGCTCGACGCGTTCCGCGTGTTCGACAACATCTACGTGTTGACCTCGGGCAACCACGACACCGGATCACTGTCGATGCTCGGCTACAACAACTTGTTCAAAGCGTTCAACCTCGGTGTCGGCTCGGCGATCAGCGTGCTGATCTTCTTGTGCGTCGCCGTGATCGCGGTGGTGTTCATCAAGGGATTCGGGGCCTCGGCACCCGGTTCCGACGACGAGGGGAGGTAGCGGGAGAATGAATACTCTCAATCGTCGCCGCGCCGGGTGGCTGATCGTCAACGTCCTGGTGGTCCTGTACGCGATCATCCCGCTGTGGTGGATCATCAGCCTGTCGTTCAAATCGACCGGCACCGTCACCGACGGGAACTTCATTCCCAAAGCGTGGACGATGGACAACTATCGTGCACTGTTCGCCGACGGCGTCCTGGCCACGCTCCTCTGGGTGATCCTCGGGATGATCATCGCCGCGGTCGTCCTCGCCGTGTTCATGCGGCTGCGTCGCAGTGCGATCGAGAACCACGATCGCTCGAAGACACAGGTCGCCACCGTCGGCGTCGTCGTCCTCTCGATCGGTCTGATCATCGCCTTCGTGTGGGGCATCATCATTCCGCTCACCGACGGCGGCACATTCGGACGACCGTTGATCAACTCGATCGGCATCGGCCTCATCGCCACGGTCATCGCCGTCGTCCTGGGCACCATGGCCGCGTACGCGATCGCCCGCCTGGAGTTCCCCGGTAAGAAGGTGCTCGTCGGCGCCGCCCTGCTGATCGCGATGTTCCCGCAGATCTCACTGGTGACGCCGCTGTTCAACATCGAGCGCAGCATCGGCCTGTTCGACACCTGGCCGGGCCTGATCCTGCCGTACGTGGCGTTCGCGCTGCCGCTGGCCATCTACACGTTGTCGGCGTTCTTCCGCGAGATCCCGTGGGAACTGGAGAAGGCGGCGCAGATGGACGGCGCCACTCCGGGGCAGGCGTTCCGACGGGTCATCGTCCCGCTGGCCGCGCCGGGCGTGGTCACCGCGTCGATCCTAGTGTTCATCTTCGCCTGGAACGACCTGCTGCTCGCGTTGTCGTTGACGTCCACCGATCGCGCGCAGACCGCGCCGGTCGCGATCGCCAACTTCACCGGTGTCAGTCAGTTCGAGGAGCCGACCGGCGCCATCGCCGCCGCGGCCGTCGTCATCACCATTCCGATCATCATCTTCGTGCTCTTCTTCCAACGCCGTATCGTGGCCGGTCTCACCTCCGGCGCCGTGAAGGGATAACCCATGGCCGACATCGTTCTGGACAAAGTCTCCAAGCAGTACCCGGACGGCTCGACGGCCGTGCACGGCATCGACCTGCAGATCGCCGACGGCGAGTTCATCATTCTGGTGGGCCCGTCCGGCTGCGGAAAGTCGACGACCCTCAACATGATCGCCGGACTCGAGGACATCACCTCGGGCGAACTGCGGATCGGCGGCGAGCGGGTCAACGAGACCGCGCCGAAAGACCGTGACATCGCGATGGTGTTCCAGAGTTATGCGCTCTACCCGCATATGAGCGTCCGCGAGAACATCGCGTTCCCGCTCAGCCTGGCCAAGGTGCCCAAGGCGGAGATCGCGCAGAAGGTCGACGAGGCCGCGCGCATCCTCGACCTGGGGGAGTACCTCGACCGCAGGCCCGCCAACCTGTCGGGCGGCCAGCGCCAGCGCGTGGCGATGGGCCGTGCGATCGTCCGCTCGCCCAAGGCCTTCCTGATGGACGAGCCGCTCAGTAACCTCGACGCCAAACTGCGCGTGCAGATGCGCACCGAGATCGCGAGCCTGCAGGCACGGCTGGGCACCACCACCGTGTACGTCACACACGACCAGACCGAGGCCATGACGCTCGGCGACCGCGTCGTGGTGATGCGCTCGGGTCACGTGCAGCAGGTCGGCTCGCCGCAGGAGCTCTACGACCACCCGGTCAACCTGTTCGTCGCCGGGTTCATCGGGTCGCCGTCGATGAACTTCATTCCGGGACACCTCACCGGCAGCGGGATCGACACCCAGTTCGGTCACGTCGAACTGCCCGACTACGACCAGGTGACCGGCCGTGCACGGGCCGTGGGCAGCAACGGCGAGGTCCTCTTCGGTATCAGGCCCGAGCACCTCGTCGACGCGGCACTGACGCACCCGGCGGAACTGGAGCGATTCCTGACCTTCGACATCTCCGTCGATCTCGTCGAGTCGATGGGTTCGGACAAGTACGTGTACTTCAATCTGAACGGTCCGCAGTCGGCCACGCAGGTCCTCGATCAGCTCGCCGAAGACCTCGGGTCGTCGACGGCGGGCGGTCAGAAGGTGGCACGGCTGACCCCGTACTCGCAGGCTCGACGCGGAGGCGCGCTGACGCTCGCGGTGAACCCGCAGCGGCTGCACGTGTTCGACACGGCGAGCGGTGCGGCCCTGCGGTAGCGGCCCCGCACATCGAGCGGAGTCGAGCCCCTGTTTCACTGGAGCCCATGAGTTCGTCTTCGGGATCGATCACCGATCGGGTGGTCGCGCATGTGTCCGGTGTCGTCGGATCGGAGCCTCAGCGAGCGTCGGTGACGTTCCTCGGCGTGGAGCCGATCGACGTGCTGCGGTTCGTCGACGGCGACGATCTCGTGTTCGCCACGGTCGGTTGTGCGCGTCATCCGATGCACGACCCGAACGACTTCGCTCCCGACCCGGTTCGCGGACCGCGCGCCGAGGCCGTGGTCCGGATGCGGGCGGTGTCGCCGCTGCCGGGTCTGCACAAGTCGCTGGCCATGCTGGCGGCCGCGCCCGCGGTGGAGGGGTTGATCCTCGCCGAGGACTCGCTCGTCGACCTGCAGGAACCGTTGTGGAACGGAGCGATCTGCTCGGCGTTCCTGCTGACGGCCGACACGATGCCCGACCTCGGGCTCGACGATCCCGCCGAACCGGTGCGTTTTCTGCGCGCCGTTCCGATCACGGCCAACGAGGCGGCGTGGGTGCGGTTGAAGGGCGCCGACGCGCTCCGGGAGGCATGGGCCGAAGCGGGCGTCGACGTGGCGGATCCGACGAGATCTGCGGTCACGCCCGGCTGAGCGACGCTGGTCGCGTCTACAGCCAGTGGTTGCGTCGCAGCGTGCGCCAGAGCGTGAAGCAGATGCAGACCATGATGAGCAGCAGGACCGGGTAGCTGTAGGTCCAGTGCAGTTCGGGCATGTTGTCGAAGTTCATACCGTAGATGCCCGCGATCGC from Gordonia humi encodes:
- a CDS encoding DUF3558 family protein produces the protein MIRLSRMSVLAISVLAVGCSSEALPRTSETSSDTVRQTDSSGVQLPFTTTHDRRWNPANAGTSYEPCTAMHSERLGVLGWAPESVHDAAGTNGQTLRGCVWTSSDVGSWVVDQVVGNSPSLDAAKKRLPNDGFTEWLEDQRLRARSVGVLVYRDGTRCETYVQSRQAGVRTSVTYTGTATPPIAQVCDRALAFTRATIDKMPP
- a CDS encoding DUF1003 domain-containing protein, producing the protein MSPRHLDTPADRVRRFQFNLDSDVVGVYSERVARFLGTGRYLAIQTIIVVVWIILNIGVFAFEWDPYPFILLNLAFSTQAAYAAPLILLAQNRQENRDRISLDEDRRRAAQTKDDTEFLARELAAVRLAVGDTVTRDYMRRELEDAVEEIAERVAAKLRETPPSDGSDESDMKQK
- a CDS encoding P-loop NTPase is translated as MTTAGTPTESAVRSALSKVSDPEIGKPITDLGMVKSVAIGDDGSVDVGVYLTTSGCPLRTEISDRVSTAVSDVPGVGAVRVELDVMNDEQRTELRKKLRGDRAEPEIPFSKPGNLTRVYAIASGKGGVGKSSVTVNLATALADRGLSVGVLDADIYGHSVPRMLGSDAKPTQVESMIMPPQSHGVRFISIGQFTDGNTPVTWRGPMLHRALQQFLADVYWGDLDVLLLDLPPGTGDVAISIAQLIPGAEILVVTTPQQAAAEVAERAGAIALQTRQKILGVVENMSWMELPDGSRMEPFGSGGGELVAERLTRAVGAPVELLGQIPLEQQLREGGDVGTPVVLSQPDSASGSALRAVAEKLAVRRRGLAGMNLGIDTTRHD
- a CDS encoding trypsin-like peptidase domain-containing protein encodes the protein MTDPTPDSQDEAVFGRPDGVTGSFAGAPSPGRPAPTVAAPDPVLAEAFGKPEGVSETLQRDPLAQKPDETVVEPADPWRDPESGVALAGPALTEQSAPTPVDPGPKLGVRDLLTGRRVHWWALMSLAIVAILVGVAGGLIGRWTAEVATPLNSNSVKLNVDDSGDDGDGTRVTKVADAMEQAVVTIEVRTAGGGETGSGFVIDKSGYIATNNHVVSMAANDRSAKTEVVFADRTRVPARLVGRDPKTDLAVIKVDDVQNLTVSKLGDSSKVEIGEDVVAFGAPLGLSKTVTTGIVSAVDRPVPLRPDATSDTDAVINAIQTDAAINPGNSGGPLVDSQARVIGVNTAIQSATGGSVGLGFAIPINEARPVFERLISGGKMTHPTIGLTTATVRNDRVFGAQVRDVADGSAAARAGLREGDVITKFNGRDIEGADELTVAVRTSKIDEAVKFTYWREGRTFDGSITPVSD
- a CDS encoding lytic transglycosylase domain-containing protein; the encoded protein is MGMSFRHSPRRAHVPRRGLAVGVGTVAVGAVMLGGATAGGSSIPTAHGPAHLGPSILTADDSEMVAVDDVTQVVPGAAGQLTGFAPPTDPEDESKNAAAQFRIAANLPDGPLGIPGIVLKAYKLAATRVAAESPQCKLPWYLLAGIGRIESGHAGNGNVDSFGDSITKVRGPVLNGTLAGNETITDTDGGKLDGDKTHDRAMGPMQFIPSTWAAWGSDANGDGKADPDNIFDATYSAGRYLCAGMTDIMSASNKVAAVMRYNHSLAYANNVLGWAAAYAAGVMPTTPIPEMTTPPKDDDAKKKDDDKKKPSKTGDKKDDKSSDKSTAPKSSTPRSTPPKSTPKPTPKPQCLGPICLPPPPVLPAPAPNK
- the tatB gene encoding Sec-independent protein translocase protein TatB; this encodes MFSSIGWGEIVVLLAAGLIILGPERLPGAVTWTMQSIRKVRDYATGASGQLRDEMGVDFEQFREPIQQINELRQMNPRSAVTKHLFGGDSSSLDSVEELGRSFRDSFDIDGTATPSKPARPEPKAPELPAPEPAKPNLSKRSHDFTDWDAT